Within the Helicoverpa armigera isolate CAAS_96S chromosome 8, ASM3070526v1, whole genome shotgun sequence genome, the region CAATATGGGAATTATATAAGTCTTACTTGCAAGAACCTAGCAGTGGACAAAACTGGCGGGACACTGGAAGGAATGCAGTAATTGAATTTCTTAAAGTTTTTTCTAAGTACAAATCTAAACGCAACTTTACTAACTGCATCAATTCAATACTACCAAAACTTTACGACACTGCAATGGATCTTATGCAGCCCagcaaaactttttataatgtGGTAGTGCATCGCGATCTTTGgactaataatatatttataaaaaacgaAAACCAAAACTCCGCTTCCCACGCATTATTTGTTGATTACCAGACTGTTCTATATTCATCTCCGATGCTTGACCTGTCATCTCTCATATGTTTCAATACTACAAGATGTGACAGAGATCAATGGACCACTGTCTTGCTAGATTTTTACTATGCCACTCTTTCTGAGAGAGCACACTGTGATATTGGTGAAATGTTTGATATAACTTCGCTAAGAGACGAATATAAGAAATGTATGGTATTTGGATTGACGCAGGCTGCTCTCATTACGCCGATCGTAGCTATGAGTAAAGAAAAAAGGAAACAGATATTTTGCAACGATGAAATATCAAAAAGAGTCAACGAAGTAACTCGGAGTCAAGAGTTCATAGATGTAGCAAATGAAGATAAGAAATATCGAACGAGAGTAACAGAATTATTTGATGAAATTGTGGAAAGATATGTATTTCCTGATGATTTTGAAATTGCTTTTTGAGTATTAAAAGTAGTTTTGGTCACGGAAGCTTCGTCTTACCGCAAAAACGCCACacgaaaataaattacctacgaTGAGTGTTTCTCATGTAGGTAACTCACCTATAGATCTTATAGTAATAGGAGGTAGTCTAGTGTGTTAGGTATCCAGGAGACGGAGATATATATTTCCCGCGTACCTAACACATGATTGTATTGTAATTCgagaacaatttaaaaaaaagaaaacgacTTCAGCTTTTGGACCAACTTGTATGTGTGTGGGCagatgtaggtatacctatgtgATGACAATACCGTCAATACCTACCCAGTTGGTGTTTATTTTGTCCCAAATAGTAACCTATATTTACAGTTTTCATTTCTTTTAGCGAGATGCTAATGTTTCTCTTGTGTTCTTTCTAAAAAATGAGGTAGGTACCTAGGCATCACATTAAATtatgtgaagttttttttaatggtaaaCTCGTGACCCGCCCCCTCTTCCCATGAGTATAAATTATATGATTAAAACCTTATTCTTGTACTTACACGTAATGTATATGTTACGGCTAAAGCCCGAAGTGCGGCTACAGCTACTTAACCGGCCACTTGCAGCTAATCCTAATAGTATCCTCTCATCTTCGGTTAGAACTTGATGCAGCCTTCATCATAAATCCTCAAATGAAAATTGAATAGGTATTGGTAAGGATGGTGAGACGAACATAAATTAgggtagtaggtacatacaaacatgtACAACAGTTCATGAGGAAGTCTATAACGGAGTATAtaaagaagtacctacataggtttAGTGCTTTATGTACTCCGTTAGTTGTGTTTTATATACGAGTACTTTCTTCTTTACTAAAGTATGTACTTTATGTATTCCGATAACTTTAGCCACGGCCGTGGCCATGACGAGGGATATAAGTTCTACCTAGCTACCTAGTTCTCACCTAAGAATGCATATATTAGGGTACAACTAGGTTTAACTGGATACGGCCGGTTAAAATTAGCTGTAGCCGGTTAAACTTAGGTGAAACACCATGCGTTGCCGTACGTTTAGTGGTCCAATGTTGGAACGGCCAACGGGCTAGGGCTAGCTAGGTGGAATAAACTTATGCAATTCCGCCCCACACTCTTCTACATCACTACCAAATAGGGATTTCACCACAGTAACAGCGATGAGGAGGTTTAATAACCAACCGCACTctaaagtccggttaagcagtgcACTTCATGGTGAGATGTCGTTAactcgttacgggtagtcagaagccagtaagtctgacacaagTGTAAccagggggtattgggttgcccgggtaactgggttgaggagttcagataggcatgtcgcttcttgtaaaacactagatGGTACCTAATCAGCtgaatccgtttagactggaagccgaccccaacatagctgggaaaaggctcgggaggtgGGAAGGCACGGCGATataccatataaaaaaaatcgcactcTATGCTAGCGCAAGAAAACGAGCAGTTAAATCATGAacttatattaaatatataatttaaaaatattaaattattctagtttttagtgaAAATAACTCATTGGTCTGTCAGTTATGTcgagtatttttaaattaaataaatatttatcagtaCTGTAAACACCCACTTGTTTTATCTCCGTGTTTAAATAagatatattaattaaacatgtaACCAGCTACTATTTATTGCCCTGCGATAAAATGATtagtaaagtaggtaccttacaACATTTGCACTATCcttcaatacatatttactttcgaatagtttttgttcaaaaaatgataatgcctgccataaaaatacataattaagtatCTATCTACGTATGtacgagttatgcccgattcgtcattttagtgatttggcatccataaaaaacgtgtcccagttggtcattcaataaaatattttattttgcttagtcccaattggtcatccgtactttattttgtaaaaagtactgtcaacaagataagctttacaatattgtaatatgttttttttttatttattttggttatgttttttccgaatatggcaagacgctattaataaaatcgcgatttcaacggcgtcacacaccgcacgaccaaaaccaaaataccaggatcgcataaatcagatgagtattataccaatcaacgagtgtccattgAACTgtccaccgtgtactaggaccgcataacttacaggagtatagcagtcaagagtgtcaggatttttcgtttttttcctaattgtagataaacataccaatttacaccatcattcatcatttttatgtatacaatctctttgctagttatgggcccctggtacttttgttgtgtcacattttcgggtttataaaatgcccatgttgtcttcacctgtgttttaatgtaaatttttacctttacctacatcgaagtttttcatttaaaatttcttcaaacacttttatttctgacggtactctgatacgtgaaattttatgcgggtgacgaatcggaactcaaaatttaaatattaaattatttattttgctcgaatgaccaattgggatttggtgtatggaaaaaatagttggtgaccaatcggtactaatgacaaattgggaataactcgtCTGTACGTAgggtatttattaaaaaaaacccactTCGGACAAGGA harbors:
- the LOC135117197 gene encoding uncharacterized protein LOC135117197, encoding MEILSQDEIQLIAKTCGYSTVLNWTFEDLTDQCIGYLGDHLKLIIEVNENGTTSKLYLFVKCMPRSDKWKNAYLEELGFFRKEYVMLSELFKTFEYYSGPPEWRPKSVYIKKDIFVFEDVSRMGYRMPNHQDTMTFGEIKACVETLAIFHAESFNYEDSRHTEGNKSIWELYKSYLQEPSSGQNWRDTGRNAVIEFLKVFSKYKSKRNFTNCINSILPKLYDTAMDLMQPSKTFYNVVVHRDLWTNNIFIKNENQNSASHALFVDYQTVLYSSPMLDLSSLICFNTTRCDRDQWTTVLLDFYYATLSERAHCDIGEMFDITSLRDEYKKCMVFGLTQAALITPIVAMSKEKRKQIFCNDEISKRVNEVTRSQEFIDVANEDKKYRTRVTELFDEIVERYVFPDDFEIAF